The Capsicum annuum cultivar UCD-10X-F1 chromosome 3, UCD10Xv1.1, whole genome shotgun sequence genomic sequence TCACAATGTCACGTCACTAAAATTTCATGACAAGGAAACATCCGTCAACAGTTGATCACATGCCATGATATTTCTTGTCAATTGAATATGAAATTAACAACTTTAATTccatttagggtgtgtttggtacgatggaaaatatttttcagaaaatgttttccGGTTTTCCCTTGCTTGGTTGCAACAaaaatttaggaaaatatttttcaagacaacttattttccaccatttgatggaaaatgacttccGTCATggccaagggaagtcattttccagaaaatgacaaatgtgacttatgatcTCACCCTCACTCCTCttcccaccccaacaacacttatattcacatgactcaaaaaatttacatttctcgaaaatttacattactcggaAATGTTTTTCACTATGCTTTGCTTAAATTTTTcactgtttgaaataaaaaataatgaagcccgaattttttctattttcaattcgttgaatatattgttatttccatatgcatagaggaagacttgcTTATATTACTTTGCCcgaattttttctattttcaattcgttgaatatattgttatttccatatgcatagaggaagacttgcttatgttacttttgttaattgcatatttcattttgttatcgatgcaacttgtttcacgaggttgaataagtttATCGttctgttatatttctattaattgtagtatcttgagattgtcctaacaaaatgttgaaaaatgtctcctatatttgttaattaatagttgcttaaatttagtgattgtaatattttagtattcgatattgatattatttgttatgcttaaagtagttcttacaaattgttgagttgctagaggcactgatatactagttaacagatagtagtattttctaaaaaatattttttcactcatcaatcaaacactagaaaatatttttctaaaaaatattctctactcaccaaccaaacaccgtaaaatatttttcattcaccaaccaaacatgtaaaaataagtagaaaaccaacttatttttcaggaaaacatttttccatggaaaataccaaacacacccttagtcACTCATCTTTGTGACAAATTTTATGAAGTTTTCTCATTTTGTCACTATGTATAAACAAAATTGTTTATTCCTTTCAATTTGATCATTTCTTTTACAAATTGAGCTTCACTACATGCAAGCAAAGACAGAACTAGAAGGTAATTTATCGAACCCAATAGGTCTTGTATTCTAAACATGTACAAACATTTAATCATAAAATCTGGAGATAGCATTTGAAGTCGTAATTATAGAATTTAGaactcataaaatttaaattttgaattcgaACGAGAAATCATAAACCCCGTGTTTTACATGTGGGACAACTAAATCATGAAGAAAACGTACTAACGGCAACACTTTCGTCATGCTTAGCGCCTTTGAACTGttccctttttttttctaatttaatgcGTGGCAAGAAACAtgttttcacttattttatttcGCATCTCGAACTTAACTTTGATATATACATTATTATCAATTTCAACTAACCCTCCTGACATTTGGTTCGTTTAATTAATTCCTACAATAAACATCAATTGtcaaaaggataaaaatgaagaaaaggacTAGGCTCTCATTCTCAAATCTCAACTATTAAGATCATATCATTGACAAGACACCACGTGGTTAATCCCATGTTTTGACATCTGAAGTGGTCCTTATTCCCAAATCACATTAAAATTATCTCCTAATCATGATGCAATTATTATACACATATTATGGGGGAAGAAAAGGGTTCAATACAATATTGTTTAATTTGAGTATTGAGTCCCAGAAAATGCTCCTTCATTATAttaaaattgaatgaaaaattCAACCTGAAGCTAAAAGTTCGGATGAAGCAACCGCTAAAATCCATATAGACAACGTAATTAGTCTGTAATTCCAAAGAGAAAAAACACAATACAAGATCAAGTAAGCCACCAACCTGATCTCACATAATCACATGTTAATAGTGTTCAAGTACTACAGAAAAATCTTACAAATTCCATATCACAATTACTAATAGAGGAAATGAGACGAGTGGAAGTGTAAAAATgacaaccaaagaaaaaaaaattgtggtaGGAGGAGTATAGTTTTTGGGACATAATATGGTTACTGCAACTTAGGGGATTAGTAAATCTATACAAATAACAATTTAATTCCACACCATATAATAGCTAACTACTACTGAAGCTCTATCTCTGTTCTTGTTTATTCTTCTTTCGTGTGcttattttgccctttttttcgGCGAAGAATATCAGTAATTCCAGAAGCAATCAAGATCCTGTTGAGTTGATGTaatttcagtgttcatatcagtGCTTATACCTGTTTCTTGTGATACACTGATTATGTCTGTTTCCTTCTTGAAACTCTGCTGCATGTTCTGCCCATAATTCTCAAGCAAATTCCTAAGAGTTGCAGGATCTTGTAAAGGAAATGAACCTGGCTGAGGGAAGTTGTGTTGAAGAGGGACTGTTTGGTTCCAGGAGAATGCATTTGGAAGTGAATTTCTTGGGAAAATGTCGATGGAATTCGAGAGGACAGGGAAATTTGGACAAGTGTTGAATGAATTGATcatgttgttgttgtcttggttCTTTTGTTGAGCAGTAAGAAAATTGGAGAAGCAGTGCACGTGATTCGACGATGAATCTGTCAATGGTGGCAAAAAAGAATTGTCAGCCTCATTTTCATCACAACTCCCTCTCATTAGCCCTGAAATGTGAATTTTCTTCCCACCAGTTGTCTTTTGAAACACTCTGCAGATCACCCAGTCATTCTGCAATAGTCAAAAACAGAAATTAGAAATCTTTCGGAAACGGCCTCTCTATACCTTTCCCTTCCCAGGGgacaaaagagagaaaatcaaGAAGAGGAATATGTATATGAAGTTTGTACCTTCACTGTTTTAGCAAGATTGTGAAGTGATAATCTTCCTTCTAATCTGTATTCATGTGTCACCCAATTTGTTTTTTCACCTCTTGGAGCTCTTCCTTTGTAGAAAACCAAAGTTTTCTTCATGCCAACAAGTGATTTCCCTCTGAAAATCTCCTTGTCTTTCCCTGTTGCTTTCCAATAACCTGCAGCAGTTGCCCTGTTTGTCCTCAGACCAGTTGGGTACTTCTTGTCTCTCACACAAAAAAAGTACCATTCCTTTTCCCCAATTTTTGCCTTCCCTGCATTAACCAAAAAACCACAATCAGCAATAAGATTTATTGTTTGCTTTTCCTAgtacaagaatattaaaaaggcGAAAAAAAAGGGCAACAACTTACAAGGAAGCTCCCAAGGTTCAACCTTATTCATGTCAACTTCTCCAATAGCAATAGCGGAGAAATTGATATCAacaactttcttagacaaatAATGGGTAATCAACTCTTCATCCGTAGGATGAAATCGAAATCCAGGAGGAAGTTCCATCTGTTGCTGCTGATCATCCTCCTTAACAACTCCAGAAAAATTCTCCATCATCAAACACCAAAGCCCCTAGACACACCCTTTTGTAAAATCTACCACTTCTTTTATAATCAGACTTAATAATTTATGCCAAATGGGTTCTTGGCCAAACAGTTCAAAAAACAGCAAGATGCAATACTATATCAAGGTTCAAGCCTAATAAAATTGTATAAAAGGTACTTTATCTTTCAGAATTGAGAAAAAAAGTGGACGAAAAGTGGGAAAGAAATGAAAAAGCTACAAAGAGAATTCATGAAAATGATCTTAAAGATTGAAAAAGAAGCagaaaaataagcataaaaaaaAAGACCATAAATACTGGTCTATGTTGGAGATATATAGAAACGTGAGCTCTAAGGAACTTATATTTTTGGCTCTCTCTTAcactaataataaaaactcttttttCCTTCCTGTTTGCCTTCTCGTATAAACCTCTATACACCCCTTTATATATTTGACTAAATACACTTCATCCCCTAAAGTAAGCAtgtaattctgtcaaaaatttgtTTTGTCATATAGTgcttatttttaaactaaaagtcATGTTTTTCTTTGgaacatataatttattttatatttggaaTTTCTGTTGTGTAATAGTAGTAGTTGAAGAAGCTTTCAATTTGTTGCTTTCATTGGTTGTTTCAACTGTATACCAGaactaatataattatttgagCGGGTCCGGAGAAGGATCGACCACAAGAGTCTATTATATGCTGTCTTTAGGGTGGAGTGACCCTCCCGAATCCCCtccgatgaaaaattatattattaataaatgattaaaataattttatatatacatatatactgtaGATGTTGAATCCCTTTGgttagtttttcttcaaattttgaacccccagcaaaatcctggctccgcctctgacTTTCTTAGTTTGCATTTCTGCAATACAGgttgtttccacggcttgaacctcTGACTACCTAATTACATGACATCAATTTTATCAATTACTCCAACGCTCccttcataattatttttttgtgaagtAATTGAAATTGCTTTCAATATGTACCTATCTACTACAATCTTCTCATACAATTCTTGAGTGATTTTCCTAAATTAACCTTCTCTGTCCAGAATACTTGACTTTTGAACGTGTGAAAACGGTGTTCttaattaaatgaaattaataattaagaaGAGATTGCAGAGAAGGTTTACATCATCTACCTGAAATTAGCTTAAATTCCATTTAATCAAGTGAAAATTTACCATTATAACCCcgttttagttttttctattgaATAAAACTGTTTGTGTTCATACAAGTTTTTCGCATAATCTCCATGCTGTTAGTTTTCTGATTAGACACGTTAACCTCGCATTATAAAGCAGAAAATTAGTTCAAAAAGTCTTAAGCTTCTTTAAAGGCCTTTCATACTTTCAATTGACAACCATGTTAGACTCAACACGTACTGCTTACGCTACTTCAATAAATATATAACGTCTATCGTTATAcatactttttatcattttattttttttactctctATAAATTAATGTAGTTTAGTGTAAATACCGGATGCATTACTAAATTACCTTCTCAATTAGCAGTTTCTTTTAACAAGATTCTGTTATGTACTCCAATTTGACACTAGAAAAAGGGACTTTAGAGGGGTGTTCTCACGAAAAGCAATTTCAGTTCTGCAACTAATTAGTAGAAACCTAGAAGGTCATTAGATATTATTTGTACTTTAAATTGAAGCACTAATAAAGAGCCTAGCTAGCTAGGGCCCCCATGAGAAGATACAAACATAAAACGGAAAGGTATTATCATGAAGATCCTTTGTGGTCTTGTGGAATATGGGTCTAGGAAGTTCACTTTAAAAGTTTACTCTTTTGGACTCATCTTCAACTTGTCTTTTATGtactttcatttaaaaaaaattattacttgtTGTATTGAGGTTTTGACTAATTTGAATTCGTGCCGTATAAGGCCTATTAAGAGGAAAGCGCTTCttaatagattttatttttcatattcagaACTTGAATTTGAACTCAAACTCGAGACTTCTAATTAAGGGTGGAGAACTCTATATCTCTATCTATTTAACCATATAACTGTTTTTATGTACTTACAAAAAGCTTACTATTGCAGGCCATCCTGTCTTTTTAATAGTTGATCAATTATAACCAGTGAGTGATCTTCTTGAATGTGCTGCAGTCTTCGAACAATACTTTTAGCCATGCTTAATATTAGTTGCAACGTATGTACTGACAATACAAAATCCAATTAGTGAATTTTAATCTGTTATTGTACCTACTTTGTCTTAGCTTTTTAAGTTATTACCCCTACTTTTTAGAGACAGTTACTTGTAATTATATTTTAGCTGAAAGTTAACCTCCTCTTTTTTTCCTTCTAGTATTTGGTTGGTCCATCATTGATGAGAatggaaaaaatttaaaacatgcaCTTAGAACCTAAATTGGAAAACATTAGAGTTAAAAGCATATAATAAAACGACTTCGTTGTAACTAATCTTTGCTAAATTTAAATCGAGTGTTTGCTTtagtggaaaaaatgaaaaaaaaaagaaaaagaaaaaagaaattgaaaccgTTGGAGTTTCTAATACCAAATgggaaaagaagagaaaaaaagaaaatgcttCAATATTGAATTCGACTTGCACATCCTTTATATgcatgaatttaatttaattaagacaATGCATGAAACATTTTTGTTACATCAAACTAATGAAGATACTTTATTTTGCtaattctcaattcaaaaataatatcgTGTGAACACTTTATTATTCATTCAACCTTAGTCTGAACACACTTAGTAATTCATTCTTCTTGTTATCCTAAAAATGGTAGGATTTGCAGCTAGACAAAGAAGTTTTAATCAGTGTGAATTATATTCGTCAATGTAATAATAGAGGTTCATTTACTACTATATGATAGTACACACATAACAATAATGATAGTCATAAACTAACAATTTACTCTTTTAAGGGAAATTTCTCATATAAGTCAATGACCATATAACAAAAGAGCAAATTTTAAAGTAGAGGAGAAAAAACACCTTTAAAAGTACTGTAGAAGTTTATAGTGCTAGGGTATATATGTTCTAAACTTTTCGAAATATTTGAATATGTAACAATTTATAACCTATATTCATTGGTGTGTCAATTTGAGAATTTACCTAAGTTAGCTCATTTAAAAGCTTGAGGATATTTGAACAATCTATGTAGCCTAAATTGACACATAATAAAACCGAAACGAAGCATAAATTATTTTGTTTAGTTTGGGTTTGGTTGGATATAGTCAccataaagaagaaaaagtttttgTTAGTTTGATTTAGTAAACTAAACAATTGCtattaaaactaaataaagaaagaatgatTTCATAGTTGGGTGGGGCGGATTATGTTATACAACACATCGTTTAGCTCAAATTCACCGCCCTCCAAGCAAAATCGTAAACAAACTGTAAACTCAACTCATTTATTGactcaatttattttaattcgTCTAAAATCTAAATTTAGCTCCAACCTGCTCATATCACATACCTTAAACAATATATTAATTCATGGCAAACAAAGTCCTAAGATGTACAGATCTTTTGTTAATTTGAACTCCCAGATTATCTCTGATCTCTTGTTTTAGAAAAACCTACTCAATTATTTGtaaaccaaaatatattttttttaataaaaaaaaatgaaaaaggacaagtggcctttccttttctttaaaaatagaaACAGTACAACTTTCTTATTAAGGAAAGAAACCCAACAATAGGAGGGCCACTTGTCCAAGATTGCGTTTCTTAAGGAATTAAATTATACTATAATCTTTTCTAAACAACATTGAATCGTTCAGATTGGATTAAATAGTCAAACattcatatcagccaccaaattttGCCCAATGAAGAAAATAGTTAGTGCCGTCATATATAGCCAATAAAAACCATCATCAAACTACACACACTTGGCTACTCCCAATTGATCCAAACAAGAAACCATTCCGGTCGTTCAATTTTACTTGTCACGTTTTACTTTACGATTATCAATTCGATTAAATTTCAGAGCTAGGTAAGGCCGATGGGATTCACGTTTAGTTTTACTTGTCACGTTTTACTTTACGATTATCAATTCGACTAAATTTCAGAGCTAAGTAAGGCTGATGGGGTTCATTCTAACCCCTTCCACttcttcatattttaatttgaatcccTCGAAAATCCTTGTTCCGCTACTATTTGGTACTAAATTAAAttgtattaatttaatattttaacttttaaattttgatatttgaaaactacgagaaaaatattataatttgcaGTCTTTCTCATAGTTTGACATTTGTTAAAGTCTATACAGTTTGACTCTCGAGAAGTAAAATTTGACAAGTGGATGAGGAATAGTAATTAACTAAACTTCGGTTAGACTAGTTTAGTTAATTAACTCTAGGGTTGACAATTTAAACTCTGGATTAGGCTTAGTCCTGTTTCATTTGTTCCAACACATACCAAGAAATGGGACAGCTTTACTTGGCACAAGAATATTGGTTCTTACTGTAAATTATTAATTAGAGAATATAATTAGGTATCATCACTTGATCACTTTTGAATTCTTTACTGTTTGCTTTTTAGACTAACCAAATCtttaaagtaattttataaaatatgctATCTATAATGATTGACTAATTCATCATGCATTGCCTAACTATCAATTTCTAAAAAGATGGTGATaagcattttattttttggtcagCTCACTGTGATCTTGTTTTTAGGTCAAAAGCATACTGCAAATCTTCTTAATGCAGTATTAGATTAGGCTTTTTTATATTACTACGTGGCTTATGTGCCATCAAATCTTTGTATCTGTGGATGCAAAATTGCCATGTTCTCATGCTTATAAGTTTTATAACATTTGACCAAAATTCATCTACACTATTaatcaaatttcatattttttgaattgctTCTTGTTGTTAGCAGGCTGAATAGTTTGGTTTCTTTCTATTTTGAGAAATATAGATCTAGGTTGATAACGTCTAAAATTTGATTAGTAGCACGTAGTTATTTGCGTTTAATTAATCAGTTTGAAAAATACATTTATCAGTATTAATTAGAGCAACAATTTGACAactacacaaaaattaaaacaattttagCTTATGAAAATCAACTTTTGAGAACCTTCTGAAATAATACGCATTTTTAACCTCTCAGAAGCTTGGCCAAACAGGGTAACGATCATGAGTCAATTCATAATTTTGAACTCGGTACTGGATTAACAAGCTACTTATTAGTCTCGATCAGATTTTGATTCTGAAGTTCTTTGAAGTGATCAACACACAAGTTtaattttatatcttcaaatttctcttctatctctttaattttttctgtttAATGGAaacaatatatttgattaatgTATCGATCTACTggattttgtgaatacatgatCGGTAACAGCACGACATGATGTGTTATAGACTaatgttgattttttaaaaatagattttgtgaaaaattaatattatccCAACTCCCAAGTACATGATGTGTGCAACTATTAATCAAGATCCTTCTTGGCAATATATAATAACGATGCCGATGATGGTGgtgatgaaaataaataatactataatcGTAAATTATTATATAACCTCATAAGGAATTAAGAATATACCATATTCGCCAGAAAAAGTAGCTCTTTCTGACCTCATGATCTCCTGTAGTCCTAATATGAAACATCTAGATGTCTCTTAATATACTAGTAATTACTAATTAAATCATGCGCTGGAGGATAATCATAAAACTCTACTAActaatatattaagaaaataataaattaacataTCATATAACTCTTTTCTAAGAAACAGGTTAGGATCTTTAATAATATTCTGTGTAAGTTACTAAGGATGTTGCCCTTTTGAACTATTATTACTCTTATTCTCAATTGCATCTGAGAAAAAACAAAATTTAATTGTTTAGTTCAACTAATCAATTAAACAATGAAGTCACACGTACAATTTCGTCTGAAAATTCCCACAAGACTTGGATTCTTTGGCTTCAGTTTACATTTATTTATACCTTACTTAAGCTCTAGTGGCTGAAATgaagtatatatttaattagtttagTAAGAGTAACAACTACAAAGGCCAGAAAGAACCATCGAAGAATATGGTGGGATGAATGAGATTTCTTGCCCATTATTCATTAGTTTTGAAATAAAAGACTTCCAGTCATAATTCTTTTCTCTAGTTCTACACAACATGAATTTAAATAAGTTAGTGTAAACATTGAATACAAGATAGTTATACCCAAACAAAATGATTAAATGATAAGTTGATcaagtatttgtatatatgagATTTTATTTCGATTTCTTTTTGTCGTTTCAAAGATTTACATGCactccattttatttttaaaaatactttctgGGGATTTAATTATGGTCTccatattttagattttgaggtaATTTATAGAGCTTATTTTAAGATTATAAATTTCATTGTTTATAGACAATTACCCGTCTCAACAAATTAGTTATAGAAGCATACCCGTTAATCCTGGTTAAGCAAATTTCACACGAAACCTTTTATGTTGGAAATAAAACAAAGTACAAAAATGTTGCCCCCTAATTACTCTTATTAGTTCTATTCTTGTCAAGATCTTAGGATGTTTTTTGTGGTAATCACATATGATTGATCCTCTTTTTGCTTTTTCTTGCTTCATgcctataaaatataaattgaagttgatgtgggttaaaaatttaaattaaatgaaTTCAGCTTGTAAGATTCTTTTGATTAAGAGTTCCAatttaatatttatcaaaattttaatagGCTTTTACATGTGTATTCTTATTTCATGTTTAAAGTTactgaattcaaataaatttgtaCCATCGCCTCCGATTTAAGCCATGTCAAGTTAGCTAAAGAAACGTGCAATATCAGGGTGGGTCCTTTTCTTTTGGTCACTTTTATCTCCCTATTCTTTGTgcctaaaattaaaaataaagttttttttttttggaagaaaaa encodes the following:
- the LOC107862258 gene encoding NAC domain-containing protein 100; the encoded protein is MMENFSGVVKEDDQQQQMELPPGFRFHPTDEELITHYLSKKVVDINFSAIAIGEVDMNKVEPWELPWKAKIGEKEWYFFCVRDKKYPTGLRTNRATAAGYWKATGKDKEIFRGKSLVGMKKTLVFYKGRAPRGEKTNWVTHEYRLEGRLSLHNLAKTVKNDWVICRVFQKTTGGKKIHISGLMRGSCDENEADNSFLPPLTDSSSNHVHCFSNFLTAQQKNQDNNNMINSFNTCPNFPVLSNSIDIFPRNSLPNAFSWNQTVPLQHNFPQPGSFPLQDPATLRNLLENYGQNMQQSFKKETDIISVSQETGISTDMNTEITSTQQDLDCFWNY